The sequence below is a genomic window from Streptomyces sp. NBC_00289.
ACACCACGAACGCGATCGAGTCCCTCAACGCCCGCTACCGGCGCGCGGCCCAGGCCTGCGGACACTTCCCCAACGAGACCGCCGCCTTGAAACGCCTCTACCTCGCCACCCTCGCACTCGACCCCACCGGCCGCGGCCGCCAGCGCTGGAACAACCGCTGGAAAAGCGCTTTGAACGAGTTCGACGTTCTCTTCGACGGCCGCCTTACCGCCGGACGAGTGTAGGCCGACCAGCCCACCGAAAAACCTGTAGGCCAAACAGACGAACCACACCTGAATCCTGATAGACCCTATTGCACAGAGTGATATCTGCTGGTCGGCTCTCAAATTGCGCTGCTGGAGCCTCCCGGAGCCTTTTTCACGTGTAGATCATGAGGGTGAGGATCGCGGCAGCTACTGACGTGAGTCTGTTCGGACTGACGCGGGCATGCCGGAAGATCCGCCACTGCTTGATCCGGGAGATGGTTCGCTCGACGGGAGCACGCAGTGCGGCGTGGACCTTGTTCGACGTCTTGTGCTTGTCGGGCAGTTCAGTTCCGGGCCGTCGTTTGATCGGGGTGATCACAGTGCCGCCGGCCCCGACGTACCCTTTGTCCGCGAGGATCTCGAGGTCCAGTCGCGCGCAGGTGTCGACGATGGCGTGCTCGCGGGCGGCCGTCACATCGTGGGTGCCGCCCGGAAGGGCGGGTGACATCCACAGCAGTTTGCCCTCTTCTGCCGCAATGACCTGCAGATTCACGCCCTCGCGGCGGACCTTGCCGGAGAAGTGCCCCGGCGCCTGGACCCGGTCGGTCTCCGCGACGGTGCCATCCAGCAGCACGTAGCCGTCCGTGTGATGACTGGTGAGCGCCTCGGTCAACGACGGAGCGTGCTCCGCAAGTTGCCCGATCGTGTGGTTCACGTAGCGCCAGGCGGTGGCCGTGCTGATGCCGAAGCCTGCGGCGATCTGTTCGAGGGTGTCGTGCTTGCGCAGGTAGACCAGGGTGCACCGGGCCCGGTCGTACGGACGCAGTCTGCAGCGCCGGCCGGCTTCACAGGACGCGATCACCATCGTGACCAGCTCCAGGAGCTCCGGATCGACATCGCATCCGGCAGGATAGGAGAACACGGGGCATCTCCGCAGGTGAAGGTTATGTCTGGCGACTCTCCAAACCAACGGGATGCCCCGTTCGGCACGCCACCGTCAACACTTCACCGACGCTCACCCGCAGGCCGTACAAGTGAAAAAGGCTCCCGGATGCAGCTTTCAGGGAGGTATCCCCAAGTCCATAGCGTCTCCAAGCTGCGGCGGAAGCCGTTGGAGACGGACTTCGGCAGCATGACGCTCCCGCAAAGAGTCCATACAAGGGAGTGGTGAAAGTTGGCCGACTGATCCGG
It includes:
- a CDS encoding transposase family protein; its protein translation is MFSYPAGCDVDPELLELVTMVIASCEAGRRCRLRPYDRARCTLVYLRKHDTLEQIAAGFGISTATAWRYVNHTIGQLAEHAPSLTEALTSHHTDGYVLLDGTVAETDRVQAPGHFSGKVRREGVNLQVIAAEEGKLLWMSPALPGGTHDVTAAREHAIVDTCARLDLEILADKGYVGAGGTVITPIKRRPGTELPDKHKTSNKVHAALRAPVERTISRIKQWRIFRHARVSPNRLTSVAAAILTLMIYT